The following are encoded together in the Desulfonatronovibrio magnus genome:
- a CDS encoding DUF1028 domain-containing protein: MTYSIVATDPVSGAMGAATATGLAAVGGFVTHTRFGAGAIATQGLFTNWISGEKGLALLMQGHDANKVMEILVNEDNGSSQRQFIVCDTLGNTAGHTGHANKDFKIHVCRQDYAIAGNMLAGKDIIEAMEAAFLGDESQELHLRLINSLMAGEKAGGDYRGTHSCAVKVSYFDRPPFDLRVDWADYNCCQQLLSIYEKTQCTSFQEFIAWVPTIAEPDKKKVMLEPAMPLAATLVAPDIIANDKENI, from the coding sequence ATGACATATTCCATAGTTGCTACAGATCCTGTTTCAGGGGCCATGGGTGCAGCTACAGCCACAGGCCTGGCTGCAGTGGGCGGCTTTGTGACTCATACCAGATTTGGTGCCGGTGCTATAGCTACCCAGGGTCTGTTTACCAACTGGATATCTGGGGAAAAAGGTCTTGCCCTGCTTATGCAGGGTCATGATGCCAACAAGGTCATGGAAATACTGGTTAATGAGGATAATGGAAGTTCCCAGAGACAATTTATTGTCTGTGATACACTGGGCAATACTGCCGGACATACCGGTCATGCCAATAAAGATTTTAAAATTCATGTTTGCCGGCAGGACTATGCCATTGCCGGTAATATGCTCGCAGGTAAAGACATTATTGAGGCCATGGAGGCAGCTTTTCTCGGTGATGAGAGCCAGGAGCTGCATTTAAGGCTTATCAATTCTCTCATGGCTGGAGAAAAAGCTGGTGGAGACTATAGAGGAACTCATAGTTGTGCAGTAAAAGTATCATATTTTGATCGCCCTCCCTTTGATTTACGGGTAGACTGGGCGGATTATAACTGCTGTCAACAGCTTCTAAGCATATATGAAAAGACTCAGTGTACATCATTTCAGGAATTTATTGCCTGGGTCCCCACTATTGCTGAACCCGACAAGAAGAAGGTTATGCTTGAACCGGCCATGCCTTTGGCAGCTACGCTGGTTGCCCCGGATATAATTGCAAATGATAAGGAAAACATATGA
- a CDS encoding M20 family metallo-hydrolase, producing MKISGQQIFDILEEAATFSLPGPGVTRVLGSPQHKALLPKLKQWMQQAGLETRLDAAGNLIGRYPIEGLSKKTLILGSHQDTVVQGGKYDGMLGIVVPLVALAELNAQKAVLPCNVELIAFSDEEGVRFPSTLTGSSPLAGKFDMRNLQLKDKDGVTLEQALLDIGGNPEQIPALARNPEDMAGYLEVHIEQGPVLENEDLPVGIVSAITGIERHSVIVHGEAGHAGTIPMNMRKDALVGAARIVSTVDQTCKMTDSLVGVVGSLSVSPNAVNVVPALVNLTIELRSPDSKLRARSREQIFATIQEHAKELNLGLEHQMTYAQDGVECSPKIQKGLARAFSSFGISPRYLFSGAGHDGLAMSYLTDVGMLFVRCKKGVSHHPDEAITMDDAETAARIVKEFLLSCNADG from the coding sequence ATGAAAATTAGTGGACAACAAATATTTGATATTCTTGAAGAAGCAGCAACCTTCTCCCTGCCTGGTCCGGGAGTGACAAGGGTGCTTGGTTCACCCCAACATAAAGCACTGCTTCCCAAACTAAAACAATGGATGCAGCAGGCAGGGCTTGAAACCAGGCTTGACGCTGCAGGAAATTTAATTGGCCGTTATCCCATAGAAGGTCTTAGCAAAAAGACACTGATTCTTGGTTCACATCAGGATACTGTTGTACAGGGAGGCAAATACGACGGAATGCTGGGCATAGTTGTTCCTCTCGTAGCACTTGCGGAACTAAATGCCCAAAAAGCTGTCCTGCCCTGCAATGTTGAGCTGATTGCCTTTAGTGATGAAGAAGGTGTCCGCTTTCCCAGCACCCTGACAGGCAGTTCACCTCTTGCTGGTAAATTTGACATGCGCAACTTGCAGCTTAAGGACAAGGACGGCGTAACTTTAGAGCAGGCTTTGCTTGACATAGGCGGAAATCCTGAACAGATTCCTGCTCTGGCCCGCAACCCTGAGGACATGGCCGGGTATCTGGAAGTTCATATTGAACAGGGACCTGTTCTGGAAAATGAAGATCTGCCTGTTGGAATTGTATCCGCCATTACAGGCATTGAAAGGCATAGCGTGATTGTTCATGGTGAAGCAGGACATGCCGGAACAATTCCCATGAATATGAGAAAGGATGCTCTGGTTGGGGCAGCCAGAATCGTCTCCACTGTTGACCAGACATGTAAAATGACTGACTCACTGGTAGGTGTTGTAGGCTCTTTGAGTGTCAGCCCCAATGCTGTCAATGTAGTCCCTGCTCTGGTCAATCTCACCATAGAGTTGCGCTCTCCTGATTCAAAGCTTCGAGCCAGGAGCAGGGAGCAAATTTTTGCCACCATTCAGGAACATGCCAAAGAACTCAACCTGGGCTTAGAACACCAGATGACCTATGCTCAGGACGGGGTTGAATGTTCTCCAAAAATTCAGAAAGGCCTGGCCCGGGCATTTTCATCTTTTGGAATCTCACCGCGTTACCTTTTCAGCGGTGCAGGCCATGACGGACTGGCCATGTCCTACCTGACGGATGTAGGTATGCTTTTTGTCAGATGTAAAAAAGGAGTCAGTCATCATCCTGATGAAGCTATCACCATGGATGACGCTGAAACAGCAGCAAGGATTGTTAAAGAGTTTCTTTTGAGTTGTAATGCGGACGGTTAA
- a CDS encoding ABC transporter substrate-binding protein, translated as MKKSWYFLLVFFVLLSFISFKTAWSATPPNVLVVGQIAEPQSLDPHGVTAVNDFRILMNIYDGLVRYEDGSLEVEPALAESWTISDDGLEYVFQLRQGISFHDGSAFNAEAVVFNFQRMLDEDHPYHHTGPFPLSFYFSQVDSVEALDDYSVKFTLSEPFAPLLSNLAYPTGLIVSPAAVKEHQEDFGRHPSGTGPFRFEEWRANTRVVLVRNSDYWDGVPSLEAVVFRPITDANTRVAEMLSGGIDLMVEVPPDNVGHFKADANYQVFEQAGPHLWFLILNMKEGPFKDQRVRQAVNYAIDKESLVRDVLQGTAAVAAGPTPPAFAWAYNDALEPYPYDPDKARALLAEAGAEGAQLTFYVTEGGSGMLDPLSMGAAIQADLAEVGLRVSIETYEWNTFLGRVNPGLEGKADMAQMAWMTNDPDTLPYLALRTEAWPEHGGFNSGYYSNPEVDELLARARQSTDQDERAELYRRMQEIVYEDAPWAFVANWKQNAVASSRVEGFRLQPSFFLLLHDVSKM; from the coding sequence ATGAAAAAATCCTGGTATTTTTTGTTGGTTTTTTTTGTTCTGCTGAGTTTCATTTCATTTAAAACCGCCTGGTCAGCCACGCCACCCAATGTTCTGGTGGTGGGGCAGATTGCTGAACCACAATCTCTGGACCCGCACGGGGTTACCGCTGTTAATGATTTTCGGATACTTATGAATATCTATGACGGTCTGGTTCGCTATGAAGACGGCTCTCTTGAAGTGGAACCCGCTCTTGCCGAATCCTGGACCATCAGCGATGACGGACTTGAGTATGTTTTTCAGCTGAGGCAGGGAATAAGCTTTCACGATGGTTCGGCTTTTAACGCTGAAGCTGTGGTTTTCAATTTTCAGAGAATGCTTGACGAAGACCATCCATATCACCATACAGGCCCTTTTCCACTGTCATTTTACTTCAGCCAGGTAGATTCTGTAGAGGCTCTGGATGATTATTCAGTAAAGTTCACCTTGTCCGAGCCTTTTGCTCCTCTACTTTCCAATCTTGCCTATCCCACAGGCCTCATTGTTTCTCCAGCTGCAGTTAAAGAGCACCAGGAGGATTTCGGTCGTCATCCATCAGGGACAGGGCCTTTCAGATTTGAAGAATGGCGTGCCAATACCAGAGTTGTGCTGGTTAGAAACAGCGATTACTGGGATGGAGTACCCTCATTGGAAGCGGTTGTTTTCAGGCCCATAACAGATGCCAATACCCGAGTGGCAGAGATGCTTTCCGGTGGTATTGACCTTATGGTAGAAGTTCCACCTGACAATGTCGGTCATTTCAAGGCTGATGCCAATTATCAGGTATTTGAGCAGGCCGGTCCTCATCTCTGGTTTCTTATTTTGAATATGAAAGAAGGTCCATTCAAGGATCAGCGTGTTCGTCAGGCTGTGAATTATGCCATAGACAAGGAGTCACTGGTGAGAGACGTACTTCAGGGCACTGCTGCTGTAGCTGCCGGACCAACTCCTCCCGCATTTGCGTGGGCTTATAATGATGCGCTGGAACCTTATCCTTACGATCCTGACAAGGCCAGAGCTTTACTGGCTGAAGCAGGTGCCGAGGGTGCTCAGCTTACATTCTATGTTACAGAAGGCGGGTCAGGCATGCTTGATCCATTGTCCATGGGAGCTGCCATTCAGGCTGATCTGGCTGAAGTTGGCCTCAGGGTCAGCATTGAGACCTACGAGTGGAACACTTTTCTGGGCAGGGTCAATCCCGGTCTTGAAGGCAAGGCAGACATGGCTCAAATGGCCTGGATGACCAATGATCCGGACACTCTTCCTTACCTTGCCCTGCGCACAGAAGCATGGCCTGAGCATGGGGGGTTTAATTCAGGATACTACAGCAATCCTGAGGTGGATGAACTTCTGGCCAGGGCCAGACAGAGCACTGATCAGGATGAAAGGGCTGAGCTGTATCGCAGGATGCAGGAAATAGTGTATGAAGATGCGCCCTGGGCTTTTGTAGCCAATTGGAAACAGAACGCTGTAGCATCCAGCAGGGTTGAAGGTTTTCGTCTGCAGCCATCCTTTTTCCTGCTTCTGCACGATGTAAGCAAAATGTAG
- a CDS encoding ExeA family protein: MQLLKFFHLKEHPFESSPDPKILFPGENFKQTLKNIWKNICSANGFVLLTGQEGTGKTLLLKAIQNKISLNHYTCFISDSQLTPRDLLETLLEHFGVYPDIKDNVPMGIMLRKLHVFLMDRAIRNERVIIFIDNLHDMPDDTLKELKSFTDLEADNEKVLQIVLAGRPQCQGLLGKTELKSLTDRIKGDYRLNALSRNEVVQYIAHRVKVSSINPRDRKVKFTPKALLAVYKISQGIPGTINAICRRTMAAALDNNSHTINLDIFKQAIEGQSKKKHAQGFNGLTRVYIKAAAVFLIILFTGIFIFLKSRPGPDPDLFTRNTPALPTQHLTEQGNQNAGDMPGQTQTHDQTHDQRHDNEVSAQKVSDQEDIKIRQIKIDQPPPEALHVSSGAEFIRVLIDQGMAQIWKGTDQGLLLFHTVDYDWHYGPGLFLTGNDPDTGPYVFDHQAHLLDEPSITLSAFFSHLEEYIVRNAAPVLATSATQVFQPDYGDVRNRMNHSFYQFIHTWESMEIDDLFEIYADEVIQHYMHLSQPVIFDHHQAYLQKQELFSRTDFIALEVAKPVFLIHPYKPEQIMAVYHQKYRSDTLEDKGTKVLFFTKNPTASNYQWLVNEEFWVRDM, translated from the coding sequence ATGCAACTGCTGAAATTCTTTCATCTCAAAGAACATCCTTTTGAGAGCAGCCCAGATCCCAAAATTCTTTTTCCTGGAGAAAACTTCAAGCAAACCTTGAAGAATATCTGGAAAAACATTTGCAGCGCCAACGGATTTGTTTTGCTTACGGGCCAGGAAGGCACAGGCAAAACTCTGCTTCTAAAGGCCATTCAAAACAAAATCAGCCTTAATCATTACACCTGTTTCATTTCTGATTCACAACTCACCCCGCGAGATCTGCTGGAAACACTTCTCGAGCATTTTGGCGTATATCCTGACATTAAAGATAATGTGCCTATGGGTATCATGCTGCGCAAGCTTCATGTTTTTTTGATGGATAGAGCCATTAGAAATGAACGAGTTATCATTTTTATCGATAATCTGCATGACATGCCGGATGATACGCTTAAAGAACTGAAAAGTTTTACCGATCTTGAAGCAGATAATGAAAAAGTATTGCAGATAGTGCTTGCCGGCAGACCGCAATGCCAAGGGTTGCTCGGCAAAACAGAACTCAAATCTTTGACTGATCGAATCAAAGGCGATTACCGACTCAATGCTTTGAGTAGAAATGAAGTGGTCCAGTACATTGCCCATAGAGTCAAGGTTTCTTCCATCAATCCCAGAGACAGAAAGGTCAAGTTTACCCCAAAAGCTCTGTTGGCTGTTTATAAAATCAGTCAGGGTATTCCGGGGACCATAAATGCCATATGCAGGCGAACTATGGCTGCTGCCCTGGACAATAATTCGCATACAATCAATTTAGATATTTTCAAGCAGGCCATTGAAGGGCAAAGCAAAAAAAAACATGCTCAGGGTTTTAACGGTTTGACCAGGGTATACATCAAGGCTGCTGCGGTTTTTCTGATCATTTTGTTCACTGGCATCTTTATATTCCTGAAAAGCAGGCCAGGACCTGACCCGGATTTGTTCACCAGAAATACACCGGCTTTGCCCACTCAGCATCTGACTGAGCAAGGAAATCAAAATGCTGGTGATATGCCTGGCCAGACTCAGACACATGACCAGACACATGACCAGAGGCATGACAATGAAGTGTCGGCTCAAAAGGTTTCAGACCAGGAAGACATAAAAATCAGACAAATCAAGATTGACCAACCTCCGCCTGAAGCACTGCATGTATCCTCGGGAGCTGAATTTATCCGGGTTCTCATTGACCAGGGCATGGCACAAATATGGAAAGGGACGGATCAGGGACTTTTGCTGTTTCATACTGTTGATTATGACTGGCATTATGGTCCAGGACTTTTCCTGACTGGCAATGATCCTGATACAGGACCCTATGTTTTTGATCATCAGGCCCACCTGCTGGATGAGCCTTCAATAACTCTGTCCGCTTTTTTCAGTCACCTGGAAGAATATATTGTAAGAAATGCAGCACCTGTGCTTGCAACCTCTGCCACGCAAGTGTTCCAACCTGATTATGGAGATGTCAGAAACAGAATGAACCACAGTTTCTATCAGTTTATTCATACCTGGGAAAGTATGGAGATAGATGATCTTTTTGAAATCTATGCTGATGAGGTGATTCAGCACTATATGCATCTCAGTCAGCCGGTTATTTTTGATCATCACCAGGCCTATCTGCAAAAACAGGAACTGTTCAGCCGTACCGACTTTATTGCTCTGGAAGTTGCCAAACCCGTATTTCTCATACATCCCTATAAACCAGAACAGATTATGGCAGTCTATCATCAGAAATACAGATCTGACACTCTGGAAGATAAAGGCACAAAAGTACTGTTTTTTACTAAGAATCCCACAGCATCAAATTATCAATGGCTGGTTAATGAGGAGTTCTGGGTGCGGGATATGTAG
- a CDS encoding 4'-phosphopantetheinyl transferase family protein, with product MVAIYTLNISDLNLDQSFSAIIHPSRLETASRFKFAGDKARCIGAGILLSIAVYESALKISLPPEEGQLPHGKPYLLEAPGFHYNISHSRDWVVCAVSDKPVGIDIEHSDRDAGLVAGRYFSHEENEYIASLPSSEHYGAIMELWVLRESYLKATGQGLAFSLKDIAVRFDPGPYIVQCGKKTDYSMALCRMPDERYKLGLAVCKGPEPLTYVFRQVCGRTLMVLRDS from the coding sequence ATGGTAGCCATTTACACCCTGAACATTTCTGATCTTAACTTAGATCAGAGCTTTTCAGCCATTATTCACCCCTCACGTCTTGAGACTGCATCAAGATTCAAATTTGCCGGTGACAAAGCAAGATGTATTGGAGCGGGGATTTTGTTGAGCATCGCTGTATATGAATCTGCCCTGAAAATTTCCTTGCCCCCTGAAGAGGGTCAGTTACCCCATGGAAAGCCTTATCTTCTTGAAGCACCAGGCTTTCATTATAACATTTCTCATTCCAGAGACTGGGTTGTGTGTGCTGTGAGTGATAAGCCTGTCGGAATTGACATTGAACATTCGGATAGAGACGCGGGGCTGGTGGCAGGCAGATATTTTTCACACGAGGAAAATGAGTATATTGCTTCCCTGCCTAGCTCAGAACATTACGGCGCAATAATGGAGTTATGGGTTCTAAGAGAGAGTTACCTCAAGGCAACAGGGCAGGGACTTGCTTTTTCTTTAAAGGATATTGCTGTTAGATTTGATCCTGGTCCATATATAGTCCAATGCGGAAAAAAAACAGATTACAGCATGGCACTGTGCCGGATGCCTGATGAACGCTACAAACTGGGGCTGGCGGTATGTAAGGGGCCTGAACCACTTACTTATGTGTTTAGACAGGTCTGTGGGCGTACATTAATGGTTTTGCGAGATTCGTAA
- a CDS encoding ABC transporter permease encodes MSTKIWLYIGKRLLATIPVILGLTIIVFFIMALIPGDPATAILGAYATPENVAQLNRQLGLDQSLPRQYMTWLTNIFQGDFGRSYAQNRPVLDIVTERFSATLILAGTALIICSIMGLLAGIISASRQYGLADKLITVIVLIGISTPAFWLGLLLIIVFAVNLSWLPASGMYSIYGGGDLPDLLRHLILPAGTLAFIATGVIARLTRSSMLEVLRQDYIRTARAKGLRERRVIYRHAFKAALVSIVPVIGIQAGFVLGGAVYVETVFQWPGIGSMLVNAISTRDLLLVQGGVLIVAVAYVFFNLIADVVQFLLDPRVTA; translated from the coding sequence ATGTCCACAAAAATCTGGCTCTATATCGGCAAAAGACTTCTGGCCACCATCCCGGTCATTTTAGGGCTGACAATTATTGTCTTTTTCATCATGGCCCTGATTCCAGGCGATCCAGCTACAGCAATTCTCGGGGCTTATGCCACACCGGAAAATGTAGCTCAGCTCAACCGGCAGCTCGGTCTGGATCAATCCCTTCCCAGGCAGTACATGACCTGGCTGACCAATATTTTTCAGGGAGACTTCGGTCGTTCCTACGCCCAGAACAGGCCTGTACTGGATATTGTTACTGAAAGGTTCAGCGCCACCTTGATCCTTGCGGGTACAGCGCTGATCATCTGTTCCATTATGGGGCTCCTGGCCGGCATTATTTCCGCCAGCCGCCAGTATGGTCTGGCTGACAAACTGATCACCGTCATAGTGCTCATTGGTATTTCCACTCCGGCGTTCTGGCTGGGACTGCTTTTGATTATTGTTTTTGCAGTGAATCTAAGCTGGCTTCCTGCAAGCGGCATGTATTCCATTTACGGAGGAGGGGATTTGCCGGATCTGCTTCGCCACCTGATTCTGCCGGCAGGAACTCTGGCCTTTATTGCCACCGGAGTTATTGCCAGGCTGACCAGATCCAGCATGCTTGAAGTGTTGCGTCAGGACTACATCCGCACTGCCAGGGCCAAAGGGCTTCGTGAAAGGCGGGTCATATACAGACACGCATTCAAGGCTGCATTGGTGAGCATTGTTCCGGTAATCGGTATCCAGGCCGGTTTTGTTCTCGGTGGAGCTGTTTATGTGGAAACAGTCTTTCAATGGCCGGGCATAGGCAGCATGCTGGTTAATGCCATATCTACCCGTGATCTGCTGCTGGTCCAGGGCGGGGTGCTTATTGTTGCGGTGGCTTATGTCTTTTTCAACCTCATTGCTGATGTTGTTCAATTTTTGCTGGATC